TGCAACCTGACATTGTTTCAGTGCAACCTGACATTGTTTCAGTGCAACGCGGCTTTGCGAGGGTGCGAGATGGCTTTGCGAGGGTGTAAATGTGCTTTGCGAGGTGTGTAACCTGACATTGTTTCAGTGCAACCTGACATTGTTTCAGTGTAACGCGGCTTTGCGAGGGTGCGAGATGGCTTTGCGAGGGTGTAAATGTGCTTTGCGAGGTGTGTAACCTGACATTGTTTCAGTGCAACCTGACATTGTTTCAGTGTAACGCGGCTTTGCGAGGGTGCGAGATGGCTTTGCGAGGGTGTAAATGTGCTTTGCGAGGTGTGTAACCTGACATTGTTTCAGTGTAACCTGACATTGTTTCAGTGCAACGCGGCTTTGCGAGGGTGTAAATGTGCTTTTTTCGTGTTTTGTGCAGATGTTGTGCTTATATTCTCTTTCTTTAATCTTTCTTTAATCCGTATCTCGCTATCCAAGCTATAATTTTGATACCTGCCAGCAGACTGCCTTTGAACGTACCCGACACTTTGGAAACTCCTATGCGTCTTTTGTAACGTACAGGCACTTCGCGGCAACGCAGAGCATGGCGCAGTGCTTTAAGTTGCATTTCTATCGTCCAGCCGTAGGTGCGGTCTTGCATGTGCAGTTGCAGCAGCGAGCGATACAATATAGCCCGAAAAGGTCCTAAATCGGTGAAAGGAGATGAATGAAAAAGGAGGCGCATCAGCGAAGTGGCGAGCCAGTTGCCAAATATTTGCTGTGGCGTGAGCGAAGCGGCTTCGCGGAGGTGTGCGGCGCGTGCACCTACTACAAAATCTGCCGTATTTTCTGCTATGGGCGCAACCAACTCCTCCATATCTTCGGGAAAATCCGAAAAATCGCCGTCTAAAAAAACAATAATATCCGCCTCATTGTGCCATTGCTCCACATATTTCAAAGCAGCCATACAAGCATAACCGTAGCATTTGCGAGCTTCGTATATGACCACTGCTCCCTGTGCGGCGGCTTCGGCGGCGGTGGCATCAGTAGAGCCGTTGTTGGCAACTATCCGGCAATCTACCCAAGCGGGTACGGCAGCGAGCACTTTGCCGATAGCTGCTGCTTCGTTGAAAGCCGGAATGATTACGACTATTTTTTTTCCTTTCCACATATATTATTTTATCAAATTGTATTTTAATACTTTTTTTCGCTTTATTGCATTTTTGCCACAGGAAAATCTACAAAATTTTTCAAGCAAAAATAAAAAGAATTACCTTTGTGCTTCTGAAAAACAACCCTAGCCATACCATACAAAAAATATGTTAGCACTTGTCGTTTTATCTATTTGTGGCATTCTTTCGCTTTTTATCGGTTTTGTCAATAAAAAACTCCTTCTGCCCTTTGCGCTCATAGCCTCCCTGCTGGGATTGGGTGCTTTGGCAATAGAGTGGCAGGGGATATTGCCATTTTTCAGTGCTTTCAACAACAATATGTTGTCTATGAACACGGCAGCTAATTTATTTAGTGCGGTTATTTTGTTGTCGGCTTTTTTTATTTTTCCTTTTGTA
The window above is part of the Sphingobacteriales bacterium genome. Proteins encoded here:
- a CDS encoding glycosyltransferase family 2 protein, with product MWKGKKIVVIIPAFNEAAAIGKVLAAVPAWVDCRIVANNGSTDATAAEAAAQGAVVIYEARKCYGYACMAALKYVEQWHNEADIIVFLDGDFSDFPEDMEELVAPIAENTADFVVGARAAHLREAASLTPQQIFGNWLATSLMRLLFHSSPFTDLGPFRAILYRSLLQLHMQDRTYGWTIEMQLKALRHALRCREVPVRYKRRIGVSKVSGTFKGSLLAGIKIIAWIARYGLKKD